The window TAATCTGGCTCTGAACATGACCGTTAGGAACCCGAATAAGCGTATCGGAATTTACTACGATCAGATCGAGGTGAGAGCTTTGTACAAAGGCGAGAGATTCGCGGTGACTAATTTGACCAGGTTTTATCAGGGGCACAAGAAGACTGATTATTTGAGCCCCGTGTTTAAAGGACAGAATTTATTAGTGCTCGAGAAGAACGATTTGTCGAAATTCAATTCGGAGAAAGATTCGGGGATTTATTCGATTGATTTGAAGATGTATTTGAAAGTTCGATTCAAGTTAGCTTTGTTCAAGACTATGAAGTTTAAGCCGAAGATCGAGTGTAATTTGAAGGTACCGTTGGATTCTAAAGGCAAAGTTTCGGGTAATTTTACGGCTACTAAGTGCGATTTCGATTGGAGGCATTGATCGAGAGAATGTTTTAATTCAATCGATTTGTATTTTCTTGTGGCGATATTGCTCGATTATGTTTGATTTACTAGTTGTTTTGTTCTCTGAGTACTGTTAGTCCAGCAGCAGTAGTGGATGATATGACCTGCATATTATATCGatagaatattattttattatatttcgaattcaaattttaaattgatggtcttttattcattttaacTTTTTGTTGTGCGTGGTGGTGGCCTGGTTTAGTTGTTTGACCGTTATCATGTCAGCTTTACTCTACATGGAGAAatacaatttaaatattcttagAGCATCTGCGAGTGTTGCTTATAATCGTTGGCATTCATTTTGCTTTAATGGTATTGGGTATAttggttgattataatttaaaattagtatgttattaatattttagattgttaaaataaaatatatctgtTCAATATTGTGATAAATGAtatgcaattcaacaaatttagccatccataggaggttggctaaaattataaacagCTGAGTACGGTCGGAGTACGAGttttcgagctgttggctaaaattttttacttttagtATGCCAACTTAAAGACTCTCAATGGTCCGAGATgctattagtattttaatagttgtcattatatatatttaatagttgccattatatatatatattaaatattaatattcttacCATGGccctttcatatatttaaatagttgCCATTTTGCCTTGCGTGGAATTAGATTTAACTGAGGCAAAAGTAACAAGAAAACATATTTACTAGTTTATATCGAAAATCAGGAACCAAATCATTTAAATCGGTACGGGGTTGTAACGAGAAATCGGGTTAAGTTGGTATGGGGTTGAGAACTTGAGATATCATAtgtcatgtgtttggttgaatcCTGGAATCGACATATACAATGTTTGTAGAAAATAAGTTAttgatttatattaattacaaatattaataaaattattgcctatatatttttgcatcattgatttgattttttttatcaaacattaatatttaatcatttaaataaagattaaaaaagAATGAATGCATGTCATGCATCATCTCaaatctcatacccacctcgtCATTTGGGTATCAAAAATCCACGAGGATGGGGATGGATAAACACATACCTAATTTCGGATACAAATGAACCAaacaaaatttgatattttcgTGGTGATAGAAATTCATCTTCTGTTGTGATAATTTGTCGAAATTCCCAAATCTTCTTGTTTGatatttggaaataaataatttaatatttaaataatatatattgaatttgtCAAAATTCCCAATTCTTCTTGTTTGatatttggaaataaataatttattatttaaatatatatattcgaattaaatatttaatttgtaaaatccaAATACTTATATTCAGAAGAAGATatgcatatatacacacacttttTCAAGAAAAGAGTTATTTATGTTAATAACAATTAACAACATATTAACGTTATTGATGACAGACAATTTCACATATATCCATGTATCtaaaattattactccctcttcTCGTAAAACCAGGGTTTATCCAAATTGCATACTTTGTCACACAATTAATAAGCCATATTCATTGTGCTCCCTCTAGTGATGATAAGTTTTTTCTCGATTTTCAAACTGGCTAAAGCCTAAAAAGGTTACGCTTCATCTCACTCTCCTCTCCATCCAAGACTTGCTCCCATCTCTTTCAAGGTAATATGCGAGTTTTTTTTGGGTATTTCTTTGTACTATTTTTGGAGCAGACCTTGAGACAAACGttattatatcctgagaatttTGGCAATACTTGCTATTGCAATTCTGTTTTTCAGGTATCTCTTCGTTTTTTTTTGTTACTttcattttctgatttatttgAGTGGAATTGTGAAAAGGTGTTTgactttaatcttgtttgtttgtgggtatttgtttgtttgtttgataCTTgtgttttatttggtttttggtgtttttggcgATTTTTCGTGTTACAAATGAGACGCTTCGTTGTTCGCTTCGCATACGACGAGACAACTCGACcgatagcatagcggtggtggTCGATGGTGGCGGTGGTTTCGGGACGTGATCCGGTTTCAGGAAGGAAACcgctaattgtgccttaattgagggcgtaaattgtgcctcttaattgagggcgtaaacTGTGCCTTTTGGGCGTAAATTGTgctctttattgagggcgttaattgtgccttatttgagggacttaattgtgtcttaattaaggacattaatattttattattatgccttaattaagagcttaattgtttcaatcatgagttatcatgattgtgggaatattttgatataaccTGTTAAATATATCtgacttatatttttcttgtttcttgttttattttcaggattcctGGAAGAAGACccgttttcttttcggacattaaagttttattgtctaaatttccccggtcatcttgcatgtccgacggttagataataagctttcttgaatgaaagaattatcacggtgaattgccaattctcgttgagatttattctcatttttaaaaaaagggaaaatagatttttttgccactcaacttatactgtttttagaaacttaccacccaactaatttttttattcttttagtcactaatgttaggtttggttttatttttagccaccaacttaggtttggatttgattaccagcattattataatttttttgtcactaaacttattgcgtttttagaaactaaccactgaactataatttttttattttactcactagtgttagatttagctcttttttttttgtcactgaagttagattcagatttaattattagcattacattttatgtgtatcattattaaaatatagtggtagtcggtaatatttttgatgatttgatatatgtttgtatttttatatgtagtactttttatgtagtatttttatatgtagtacttttaTGTCTTCAAGATCGCTTACCTTGGATGAaaagaattttacacgcattatatggcctttaaaagatgtagtttcatatataacttatttttttcttccgaatgaaaattcagcgtttgaatttttacacacaaaaataagttatgaaactatgttttataagaatcttaaatacatgctaagcactagagaaaatttgtaaactaatgagagggacggagggagtaataataatataaaatgatgcattatatatagaggacaatcatcgaaaattaagtttttctctctatttatttatctcgaaaattataataagataaagttattaaaatttttgaagataaatttaagagagatcttagactgagctagtccattgaaagtttaatagcgaaagatgatgcgtcatatcactcaattacactttatcttatgagagagggtgaattgtttgaaatcattgatttcatattcatgatttattgaatttttagaatctaattaCTATTTTTccagattttaatttttcatcagctcattttatattattattgctatatataaggatataaacatacgacacatcatcaaagattagatactatcactatgtataaatgatgctacaaaaaattatcataatgctagtaatcaaatccaaacctaagttggtggctaaaaacaaaaccaaacctaacattagtgactaaaagaataaaaaaattagttgggtggtaaatttctaaaaacactataagttgagtggcaaaaaaatctattttcccttaaaaaaaaaacaaaaagaaaacaacATATTAACGTTTTTACACATTTAATAGATCTCGTTTCGTTATCTTTGATTTCATTTATTCCGACAAAAGTCTTACAAATATAGCGCAGCGACTTGGCTGATGATTTGTGATCGGTTTCTAAAACCCTAATGAACTCATGATTATTCGTTGGCTTACAGGGCGTTCTGATTTTTAATTGAACTCTCACTATGCCCATATTCTATGGTAATCTTCAATTGCTCTGTTCCGTACgagtattatttatatgtttcgTCGTTTGTCTCGAAACTTGGATTTCTACAAACTCTTTAAAATACACAGCTTGTGCCATTTGTTGCCGAAATTGGATATGAAATCAGCCTTCCAATCGCTGTTTTGATGGTAAGAACAAATATTATTCCCAGAAAACaacttatatatgttatttgggTGCTAGTCATGATAGTCCAATGTTGGTAACATGTATCTTGCGGGAAAAAGTGTTGGACGAGAAAAATCCTTGAATGAGTCGATTTTTTGTAGGATTATACA of the Daucus carota subsp. sativus chromosome 4, DH1 v3.0, whole genome shotgun sequence genome contains:
- the LOC108216622 gene encoding NDR1/HIN1-like protein 3, whose amino-acid sequence is MKETPQPTLNGAFYGPSIPPEKSYHRPGRSRGGGCGFFNCCCGCLCSCIFNLIFQILFTILLIAAIIIFIFWLIFRPNPVKFHVTEASLTQFDLSTNNTLYYNLALNMTVRNPNKRIGIYYDQIEVRALYKGERFAVTNLTRFYQGHKKTDYLSPVFKGQNLLVLEKNDLSKFNSEKDSGIYSIDLKMYLKVRFKLALFKTMKFKPKIECNLKVPLDSKGKVSGNFTATKCDFDWRH